A single region of the Hyphomonas adhaerens MHS-3 genome encodes:
- a CDS encoding prephenate/arogenate dehydrogenase family protein, which yields MPDPIFERIAIVGAGLIGSSIARAAQAYGAAGAVSLYDSSDDVRARAAGLDLGNVTETLAEAVKDADCVFLCVPVGVLAPVSQATVPHMKAGAILTDVGSVKKQAAEALASADNGAVQIIPGHPIAGTEQSGPEAGFPTLFRDAWHILTPQDGKDEAYAEAVQRLTAFWTALGAKVETMDPGRHDRVLAITSHLPHLIAFNIVSTAFDMETVEQGEVVKFSAGGFRDFTRIAASDPVMWRDVFLNNKEAVLECLGRFSEDLAALQRAIRWGDGDLLMQEFSRARTIRKAIIDAGQDSGAVNFGRNRNGAKDEA from the coding sequence ATGCCAGACCCCATATTCGAGCGGATCGCCATTGTTGGCGCGGGCCTTATCGGTTCATCCATCGCGCGGGCCGCTCAGGCCTATGGCGCGGCCGGGGCCGTCTCGCTCTATGATTCCAGCGACGATGTGCGCGCCCGGGCGGCGGGGCTCGATCTCGGAAATGTGACCGAAACGCTGGCGGAAGCGGTGAAGGATGCGGACTGCGTCTTTCTCTGCGTGCCGGTGGGCGTGCTCGCGCCGGTGTCGCAGGCAACCGTGCCGCACATGAAAGCCGGGGCGATCCTGACCGATGTCGGATCGGTCAAGAAACAGGCCGCCGAGGCGCTGGCCTCTGCCGATAATGGCGCGGTGCAGATCATTCCGGGGCACCCGATTGCCGGGACGGAACAATCCGGCCCGGAAGCGGGCTTCCCGACCCTGTTCCGCGATGCCTGGCACATCCTGACCCCGCAGGACGGCAAGGACGAGGCCTATGCCGAGGCCGTGCAGCGCCTGACGGCGTTCTGGACCGCCCTGGGCGCCAAGGTGGAAACCATGGACCCCGGCCGGCATGACCGGGTTCTGGCCATCACCTCCCACCTGCCGCACCTGATCGCCTTCAATATCGTCTCGACCGCATTCGACATGGAAACGGTGGAGCAGGGCGAAGTGGTGAAATTCTCCGCAGGCGGTTTCCGGGACTTTACCCGCATCGCGGCTTCCGACCCGGTCATGTGGCGCGATGTCTTCCTCAACAACAAGGAAGCGGTGCTGGAATGCCTGGGCCGGTTCTCCGAAGACCTTGCCGCCCTGCAGCGGGCGATCCGCTGGGGCGACGGCGACCTGCTGATGCAGGAGTTTTCCCGTGCCCGGACGATCCGCAAGGCCATCATCGACGCCGGACAGGATTCCGGCGCGGTGAACTTCGGCCGGAACCGGAATGGTGCTAAAGACGAGGCATGA
- a CDS encoding DUF983 domain-containing protein — translation MSKPSPILSGLQLKCGNCGEGKLFKSYLKLHDACPVCGREMSNDDTADGPAFFVGFGVLILTAPFIFILPMISMPLGFKILAFVVMCAVMIGLILALLPIAKAILLNLQLHHGATEVKATDVKARDADVDGNPS, via the coding sequence ATGTCGAAACCCTCTCCCATCCTGTCCGGCCTGCAGCTGAAATGCGGCAATTGCGGCGAAGGCAAGCTGTTCAAGAGCTATCTGAAGCTGCATGACGCCTGCCCCGTCTGCGGACGGGAGATGAGCAATGACGACACGGCCGATGGCCCGGCCTTCTTTGTCGGTTTCGGCGTGCTGATCCTGACAGCGCCCTTCATCTTCATCCTGCCGATGATTTCGATGCCGCTGGGCTTCAAGATCCTGGCCTTTGTCGTGATGTGTGCCGTCATGATCGGGCTGATCCTGGCGCTGCTGCCCATCGCCAAGGCGATCCTGCTGAACCTGCAGCTGCACCACGGCGCGACAGAGGTCAAAGCGACCGATGTCAAAGCCCGCGATGCCGACGTGGACGGAAACCCGTCCTGA
- a CDS encoding P-II family nitrogen regulator: MKLVTAIFKPSRLDAVIDALSEVGATGLTVSEVRGYGRQLGKTEVYRGAEYEVRLLPKVKVEVACADDAADRFADAIIQAANTGTIGDGKIFILDLGSVIRIRTGERDELAVSG; encoded by the coding sequence ATGAAGCTTGTGACAGCCATTTTCAAGCCCAGCCGGCTCGACGCAGTGATCGATGCGCTTTCCGAAGTCGGGGCCACCGGACTGACCGTTTCAGAGGTGCGCGGCTATGGCCGCCAGCTCGGCAAGACCGAAGTGTATCGCGGCGCAGAGTATGAGGTGCGCCTCCTTCCGAAAGTGAAGGTGGAGGTCGCCTGCGCAGACGATGCGGCCGATCGGTTTGCCGATGCCATCATCCAGGCGGCCAATACCGGGACCATCGGCGACGGAAAGATCTTCATTCTGGACCTTGGCTCCGTCATCCGCATCCGCACCGGCGAACGCGACGAACTGGCCGTTTCCGGCTAG
- a CDS encoding class I SAM-dependent methyltransferase: protein MRQDAVTLERFYSASLGQAAARVLSGKLTDLWGEARGLSLLGLGFAIPVLDAFGEAPSRIVAAVPHEHGPVKWDYSGRGNASVGVGDDRLPFPDGMFDRVIVLHGLEETGNPRTYLREIWRITAPEGRIVLAAANRGGLWARATRTPFGQGRPWTRSQLMNLLSSGLFQVTASSSALYMPPVSAGLVTSAAEGWEAIGSLIAPGFGGVVLVEAVKRLYARPGGGAPAPVTEKVRIPRPVPSPKRESH from the coding sequence ATGCGTCAGGATGCCGTCACGCTCGAACGCTTTTACAGCGCCTCGCTGGGGCAGGCGGCTGCGCGCGTTCTTTCAGGCAAGCTGACAGATTTGTGGGGCGAAGCGCGCGGCCTGTCGCTGCTGGGGCTGGGGTTTGCGATTCCGGTGCTGGATGCCTTTGGCGAGGCGCCGTCGCGCATCGTCGCGGCCGTGCCGCACGAGCATGGCCCCGTGAAGTGGGACTATTCCGGCCGCGGCAATGCCAGCGTCGGGGTCGGCGATGACCGATTGCCCTTTCCCGATGGCATGTTCGACCGGGTGATCGTGCTGCACGGGCTGGAAGAGACGGGCAATCCGCGCACCTATTTGCGGGAGATCTGGCGCATCACGGCGCCGGAAGGGCGCATCGTGCTGGCGGCGGCCAACCGGGGCGGGCTGTGGGCGCGGGCGACGCGCACCCCGTTCGGGCAGGGCCGGCCATGGACGCGCTCGCAGCTGATGAACCTCCTGTCGTCGGGCCTGTTCCAGGTCACCGCATCGAGCAGCGCGCTCTACATGCCGCCGGTGTCGGCCGGGCTGGTGACCTCTGCCGCTGAAGGCTGGGAGGCGATCGGCAGCCTGATTGCGCCCGGTTTTGGCGGGGTTGTACTGGTTGAAGCCGTCAAACGGCTCTACGCGCGGCCCGGCGGCGGGGCGCCCGCACCTGTCACCGAAAAGGTACGGATTCCGCGTCCTGTACCCTCCCCAAAGCGCGAAAGTCATTGA
- the gloB gene encoding hydroxyacylglutathione hydrolase produces MTKITLDVHQFPCLNDNYGYLVHEAVSGETAAIDTPDADKYLAEAKRMGWTITHILNTHWHPDHAGGNLKIKDETGCTIYGPAGEAEKIPGIDVKLTEGDMVEFGRATARVLDVPGHTLGHIAYHFADQNVAFVGDALFALGCGRVFEGTMDMMWASLSKLKALPPETLVYCAHEYTQANARFAETVETGNADLADYIKDIDARRAKGQPTVPTRLAKELATNPFLRADVPDLQTAMGHPGDAVATFAEIRSRKDSF; encoded by the coding sequence ATGACCAAGATTACCCTCGACGTACACCAATTTCCCTGCCTGAACGATAATTACGGCTATCTCGTGCATGAAGCCGTTTCAGGCGAAACAGCTGCCATCGACACGCCCGACGCCGACAAATACCTGGCCGAGGCAAAGCGGATGGGCTGGACCATTACCCACATCCTCAACACGCACTGGCACCCGGATCATGCCGGCGGGAACCTGAAGATCAAGGACGAGACCGGCTGCACGATCTATGGCCCGGCAGGCGAAGCGGAGAAGATCCCCGGCATCGATGTGAAGCTGACCGAAGGCGACATGGTGGAGTTCGGCCGCGCGACCGCCCGCGTGCTGGACGTGCCCGGCCACACGCTGGGCCACATCGCCTATCACTTCGCCGACCAGAATGTTGCCTTTGTCGGCGATGCCCTCTTCGCGCTTGGCTGCGGTCGCGTCTTCGAAGGCACGATGGACATGATGTGGGCGAGCCTCTCCAAGCTGAAAGCCCTGCCGCCGGAAACGCTGGTCTATTGCGCGCATGAATACACGCAGGCGAACGCCCGCTTCGCCGAGACGGTCGAGACCGGCAATGCCGACCTTGCCGACTACATCAAGGATATCGACGCACGCCGCGCCAAGGGCCAGCCAACCGTGCCGACCCGGCTGGCGAAGGAACTCGCCACCAATCCGTTCCTGCGCGCGGATGTGCCGGACCTGCAAACCGCCATGGGCCATCCGGGCGATGCCGTCGCCACCTTCGCTGAAATCCGCAGCCGCAAGGACAGCTTCTGA
- a CDS encoding cupin domain-containing protein has translation MQAISGDLGAREVIRLLNMAPHPEGGHFVETFRAPALPGYRPASTLIHFLLQADEVSAWHKVDADEMWLWQAGGPLVLTIATPEGTEPGAVTLGPDLRAGHTLQGVVPAHHWQAAETLGAWTLVSCVVAPGFDFAGFELAPPDWRPKA, from the coding sequence ATGCAGGCCATCTCCGGTGATCTCGGCGCGCGGGAGGTGATCCGTCTCCTGAACATGGCGCCACATCCGGAGGGGGGCCATTTTGTGGAAACGTTCCGCGCCCCCGCCCTGCCCGGCTACCGCCCGGCCTCGACACTCATCCATTTCCTGCTGCAGGCCGATGAAGTCTCCGCCTGGCACAAGGTGGATGCCGACGAGATGTGGCTGTGGCAGGCGGGCGGGCCGCTGGTGCTGACCATCGCCACGCCGGAGGGAACAGAACCCGGCGCCGTCACGCTCGGGCCGGATCTGCGCGCAGGGCACACCCTGCAGGGCGTCGTGCCCGCCCATCACTGGCAGGCCGCCGAAACGCTGGGCGCCTGGACGCTCGTCTCCTGCGTGGTGGCACCGGGCTTTGACTTTGCAGGCTTCGAACTCGCCCCGCCGGACTGGCGGCCAAAAGCCTGA
- a CDS encoding glycosyltransferase family 2 protein encodes MSPLSAISALVVTYQTGPRLHECLYALKGDADISEIILVDNGNPPGEQAWIDRFVAACPKASLIRQGDNPGFGTAMNRAAAKARGDLLLACNPDCVIKRGAMAPLTGALQDAPRPAIVGGRIFGLTGREERGARRNTLTLWNAIGLGKWTLDGTPEPDGPVRVGAISGAFFLIGRADYEALGGFDEAYFLHVEDVDLCRRAIEAGGSVTYQPKAGALHYTSTSDAPRDKVQAHKVASLKRYFRKFAKTPGEKFAAALMVPLIGLAMRLRG; translated from the coding sequence TTGAGCCCGCTGTCCGCCATCAGCGCCCTCGTGGTGACTTACCAGACCGGGCCGCGCCTGCATGAATGCCTCTACGCCCTGAAAGGCGATGCGGACATCTCCGAGATCATCCTTGTCGACAATGGCAATCCGCCGGGCGAGCAGGCCTGGATCGACCGGTTCGTGGCGGCCTGCCCGAAGGCCTCGCTGATCCGCCAGGGCGACAATCCGGGATTCGGTACGGCCATGAACCGCGCGGCGGCGAAAGCCCGCGGCGACCTGCTGCTGGCCTGCAATCCCGATTGCGTCATCAAGCGCGGCGCGATGGCGCCCCTGACCGGCGCCCTGCAGGACGCCCCCCGGCCCGCCATTGTGGGCGGACGGATCTTCGGTCTGACCGGTCGGGAAGAGCGCGGCGCCCGGCGCAATACGCTGACGCTCTGGAATGCCATCGGTCTGGGAAAGTGGACGCTGGACGGCACGCCGGAACCGGACGGGCCGGTGCGTGTCGGGGCCATCTCCGGCGCGTTCTTCCTGATCGGGCGGGCGGATTATGAGGCCCTCGGCGGGTTCGACGAAGCCTATTTCCTGCATGTCGAAGATGTGGACCTTTGCCGCCGCGCCATCGAGGCGGGCGGTTCTGTGACCTACCAGCCAAAGGCCGGCGCGCTGCACTACACGTCCACGTCCGACGCGCCGCGGGACAAGGTGCAGGCGCACAAGGTGGCCAGCCTGAAGCGCTACTTCCGCAAGTTCGCAAAGACGCCGGGGGAGAAATTCGCCGCCGCGCTGATGGTGCCGCTGATTGGCCTCGCCATGCGGCTGCGCGGTTAG
- a CDS encoding O-antigen ligase family protein, translated as MSYAPVLAAAFVLWPIMGVLGGQGYAPLLGLAALPALALARPKWPPALYAIPAILFVIWVVIGEAWSPVSTGLISGSLMEGNFGVKASSVRIFLTAAFALLAVGGAMRIADGRAQVSTRVMLGAFAAQGLILAITTIFAGPLLTAIYGTDPVDVASGVQNLGRNANAFALILPVLIAYLSVRPQFFWKPVIALLVVTSLLFFTRLDNQSAVIGLVFMMAAMGLIRALPVHGFRALFTAIGAYIAAAPMVIGTGLRLLEAYNIHLPASFQSRAWAWHIVIGKIAERPVTGHGISASKTWEDTYADHPDWLARLPDFWAAYKVVPGHPHNMALQIWAETGMIGAVLVGFSLVLLGFRLPQPDKMREDIRYAIAGMTGVAFSLFNFAYSMWNEAFWSSLALAAVAIILLSKRQRESL; from the coding sequence ATGTCCTATGCGCCTGTGCTTGCTGCTGCCTTCGTGCTCTGGCCGATCATGGGCGTGCTTGGCGGGCAGGGCTATGCCCCGCTTCTGGGGCTGGCGGCCCTGCCGGCGCTGGCACTGGCCCGGCCGAAATGGCCACCGGCCCTGTACGCGATTCCCGCGATCCTTTTCGTTATCTGGGTCGTCATCGGCGAGGCATGGTCGCCGGTATCCACCGGCCTGATCAGCGGCAGCCTGATGGAAGGCAATTTTGGCGTGAAGGCGTCCAGCGTCCGGATTTTCCTGACAGCCGCCTTCGCTCTGCTGGCGGTCGGCGGGGCCATGCGCATCGCCGATGGCCGGGCGCAGGTCTCGACCCGGGTCATGCTGGGCGCCTTCGCGGCGCAGGGCCTGATCCTGGCGATCACCACGATCTTTGCCGGGCCGCTCCTGACCGCCATCTATGGCACGGATCCGGTCGACGTGGCGTCCGGCGTCCAGAATCTGGGGCGCAATGCGAATGCCTTCGCCCTGATCCTGCCGGTCCTGATCGCCTATCTGTCGGTTCGCCCGCAATTCTTCTGGAAGCCCGTCATCGCACTGCTTGTTGTGACCAGCCTCCTGTTCTTCACGCGTCTCGATAATCAGAGCGCGGTGATCGGCCTGGTCTTCATGATGGCGGCGATGGGCCTGATCCGGGCGCTGCCGGTGCACGGCTTCCGGGCCTTGTTCACCGCCATTGGGGCTTATATCGCCGCTGCGCCGATGGTGATCGGCACAGGGCTGAGATTGCTGGAGGCGTATAATATTCACCTGCCGGCGTCGTTCCAGTCGCGGGCTTGGGCCTGGCATATCGTGATCGGGAAGATCGCGGAGCGGCCTGTCACCGGGCATGGCATTTCCGCCTCGAAGACCTGGGAAGATACCTATGCCGACCATCCGGACTGGCTGGCCCGCCTGCCGGATTTCTGGGCGGCCTACAAGGTCGTGCCGGGGCATCCGCACAATATGGCGCTGCAGATCTGGGCCGAGACGGGCATGATCGGCGCGGTTCTTGTCGGGTTCTCGCTGGTCCTGCTGGGGTTCCGGTTGCCGCAGCCGGACAAGATGCGGGAAGATATCCGGTACGCCATCGCCGGCATGACGGGCGTCGCGTTCAGCCTGTTCAACTTTGCCTACAGCATGTGGAATGAGGCCTTCTGGTCGAGCCTTGCGCTGGCGGCCGTTGCCATCATCCTGCTGTCCAAACGCCAGCGGGAGTCGCTTTGA
- the thrS gene encoding threonine--tRNA ligase translates to MIKVTLPDGSEREYAEGASPLDVAESISKSLAKKALAAKVNGEMWDLVRPLEGDAQVAIITSRDPEGLELIRHDAAHVLAQAVQDLYPDTQVTIGPVIDDGFYYDFAREEPFSTDDFEKIEKKMSQIIDADYPIVREVWDKEDAIETFKKIGEDYKAQIIDDIIPPGEAITVYKQGDWFDLCRGPHLPSTGKLPKAFKLMKLAGAYWRGDSNNEMLQRMYGTAWANEKDLKAHLHRLEEAEKRDHRKLGQQLDLFHLQPEAQGSVFWHPKGFMIWRQLEAYIRRQQDADGYTEVKTPQLLDSVFWEKSGHWDKFRENMFVVPDFIPNTDEDEVKIPAETSLMALKPMNCPAHVQIFKNAQRSYRDLPIRMAEFGCCHRNEPHGALHGLMRVRQMTQDDAHIFCREDQIGEETLRFLSLFSRVYNDFGLTEISYKLATRPEVRGGTDENWDRAEKALADALTEAGLEFEIAEGEGAFYGPKLEFHLTDAIGRTWQCGTFQLDYVLPERLDAEYTGSDGGKHRPVMLHRAVFGTFERFMGILIENYAGAFPMWLAPVQVVVAAITDAANDYAEEAAAALRKAGLRVETDLRNEKINYKVREHSVQKVPVIAVVGGREAEDRTLALRRLGSNGQQIIALDEAATVLSQEGLAPDLKA, encoded by the coding sequence ATGATCAAAGTAACGCTGCCCGACGGCTCAGAGCGGGAATATGCCGAAGGTGCCTCGCCCCTCGACGTGGCCGAGAGCATTTCCAAATCCCTCGCCAAGAAGGCCCTCGCCGCCAAAGTGAATGGCGAGATGTGGGACCTTGTCCGCCCGCTGGAGGGCGATGCCCAGGTGGCCATCATCACCAGCCGCGACCCGGAAGGCCTGGAACTGATCCGCCACGACGCCGCCCACGTGCTGGCGCAGGCCGTCCAGGACCTCTACCCGGACACGCAGGTCACGATCGGCCCGGTCATCGATGACGGCTTCTATTACGACTTCGCCCGCGAAGAACCGTTCTCCACGGACGATTTCGAGAAGATCGAAAAGAAGATGTCGCAGATCATCGATGCCGATTACCCGATCGTGCGCGAAGTCTGGGACAAGGAAGACGCGATCGAGACGTTCAAGAAGATCGGCGAAGACTACAAGGCCCAGATCATCGACGACATCATCCCGCCGGGCGAGGCCATCACGGTCTACAAGCAGGGCGACTGGTTCGATCTCTGCCGCGGGCCGCACCTGCCATCGACGGGCAAGCTGCCGAAAGCGTTCAAGCTGATGAAGCTGGCCGGGGCCTATTGGCGCGGCGACTCCAACAACGAGATGCTGCAGCGCATGTACGGCACGGCCTGGGCGAACGAGAAGGACCTGAAGGCCCATCTCCACCGCCTGGAAGAAGCCGAGAAGCGCGATCACCGGAAGCTCGGCCAGCAGCTGGACCTGTTCCACCTGCAACCGGAAGCGCAGGGCTCTGTTTTCTGGCACCCGAAAGGCTTCATGATCTGGCGCCAGCTGGAGGCCTATATCCGCCGCCAGCAGGATGCCGACGGCTATACGGAAGTGAAGACGCCGCAATTGCTCGACTCGGTGTTCTGGGAAAAGTCCGGCCACTGGGACAAGTTCCGCGAGAACATGTTCGTGGTGCCGGATTTCATTCCGAACACGGATGAGGACGAGGTGAAGATCCCGGCCGAGACGAGCCTGATGGCGCTGAAGCCGATGAATTGCCCGGCCCACGTCCAGATCTTCAAGAATGCCCAGCGGTCTTACCGTGACCTGCCGATCCGCATGGCGGAGTTCGGCTGCTGTCACCGGAACGAGCCCCATGGCGCGCTGCACGGATTGATGCGCGTGCGCCAGATGACGCAGGACGATGCCCACATCTTCTGCCGGGAAGACCAGATCGGCGAGGAGACGCTGCGCTTCCTCAGCCTGTTCTCCCGCGTCTACAATGATTTCGGCCTGACGGAGATTTCCTACAAGCTGGCGACGCGCCCCGAAGTGCGCGGCGGAACGGACGAAAACTGGGACCGCGCCGAAAAGGCGCTGGCCGACGCCCTGACGGAAGCCGGTCTCGAATTCGAGATCGCGGAAGGCGAGGGGGCGTTCTACGGCCCGAAACTCGAATTCCACCTGACGGACGCCATCGGGCGGACGTGGCAGTGCGGCACGTTCCAGCTGGACTATGTCCTGCCGGAACGTCTGGATGCGGAATATACAGGCTCCGACGGCGGCAAGCACCGCCCGGTCATGCTGCACCGCGCGGTGTTCGGCACGTTCGAACGCTTCATGGGCATCCTGATCGAGAACTATGCCGGGGCCTTCCCGATGTGGCTTGCGCCGGTTCAGGTCGTCGTGGCGGCGATTACGGATGCGGCGAACGATTATGCCGAGGAGGCCGCGGCCGCCCTGCGCAAGGCGGGCCTGCGGGTCGAGACGGATCTTCGCAATGAGAAGATCAACTACAAGGTCCGCGAGCATTCGGTGCAGAAAGTGCCGGTGATCGCCGTGGTTGGCGGGCGTGAGGCCGAAGACCGGACGCTGGCGCTGCGCCGGCTCGGGTCGAACGGCCAGCAGATCATCGCGCTCGACGAGGCGGCCACCGTCCTGTCACAGGAAGGCCTTGCGCCTGACCTGAAGGCCTGA
- the yidD gene encoding membrane protein insertion efficiency factor YidD — translation MKPPNNSLRRRAAYGLLWVYKHGPSQVMWAFGARCQHTPTCSEYGAECISRFGWWPGFWMTLARFLRCRPGGTMGCDPPPETKPDIPLWQPWRYGDWTGRRMGPHAERVEKHPEA, via the coding sequence GTGAAGCCGCCGAATAACAGCCTCCGCCGCCGGGCAGCCTACGGGCTGCTCTGGGTCTACAAGCATGGGCCCAGCCAGGTGATGTGGGCCTTCGGGGCGCGGTGCCAGCACACCCCAACCTGTAGTGAATACGGGGCCGAATGCATCTCCCGCTTTGGCTGGTGGCCGGGCTTCTGGATGACGCTGGCGCGGTTCCTGCGCTGCCGCCCGGGCGGCACGATGGGCTGCGACCCGCCGCCGGAGACAAAGCCGGACATCCCGCTCTGGCAACCCTGGCGTTATGGCGACTGGACCGGACGCAGAATGGGCCCGCACGCCGAGCGAGTTGAAAAACACCCCGAGGCGTGA
- a CDS encoding iron-sulfur cluster assembly scaffold protein: MSELYHNRILELAAEIPHVGRLADAEGSVTKVSRVCGSVVHVDLKLDEAGETVTEIAVDPKACALGQAATSILAEHAPGAPISEIIATRDALKAMLKDGGPPPEGRFWELRHLEPVADYPPRHASTMLAFDAAVAAIEEALQKRAAAREAAE; the protein is encoded by the coding sequence ATGAGCGAGCTTTACCACAACCGCATTCTCGAACTGGCTGCCGAGATCCCGCATGTCGGGCGTCTGGCCGATGCCGAAGGCTCGGTGACCAAGGTGTCCCGCGTCTGCGGATCGGTCGTGCATGTCGACCTGAAGCTGGACGAAGCGGGCGAAACCGTCACGGAAATCGCTGTCGATCCAAAGGCTTGCGCCCTCGGGCAGGCGGCAACGTCGATCCTGGCCGAACACGCCCCCGGAGCGCCGATCTCCGAGATCATCGCCACGCGCGATGCCCTGAAAGCCATGCTGAAAGACGGCGGCCCGCCGCCCGAAGGCCGCTTCTGGGAACTGCGCCATCTGGAACCCGTGGCCGATTACCCGCCCCGCCACGCCTCCACCATGCTCGCCTTCGACGCGGCTGTGGCCGCCATTGAAGAGGCGCTGCAAAAGCGCGCCGCCGCCCGTGAAGCCGCCGAATAA
- the cysS gene encoding cysteine--tRNA ligase yields MTIRLYDTAAREKRVFKPQDPKRVTMYVCGPTVYNYAHIGNARPPIVFDVLRRLLIRSYGAEAVVYARNITDIEDKIIKASLETGEPIADITKKFAGIYNDDTAALNVLPPSIEPWATGHVPEMIDMIGKLVRKGYAYVGKEGVWFSVKQMPDYGKLSGRKLEDNEAGARVEVDADKRDPADFALWKFAKPGEPEDAIWDSPWGRGRPGWHIECSAMAAKHLGKTIDIHGGGIDLQFPHHENEIAQSECAHGEVMANYWLHNGFLDMGGEKMSKSLGNVVLVHDLLQKWPGEVLRLAMLSGHYRAPLDWTEDLLKQAKTTLDRIYGALRRVWEADGGEARDTGVVRALEDDLNTPEALAELSRLAGEANTAADQKDAAAMANAKANLLAAGKLLGLLTQSPKDWEQGSDEDGNARIDALVQARVDARTNKDWAEADRIRNELAAEGIEIMDGAGGSTWRRV; encoded by the coding sequence ATGTCTGCGGCCCCACGGTCTATAATTACGCCCATATCGGCAATGCGCGTCCGCCCATCGTGTTCGATGTGCTGCGCCGCCTTCTGATCCGCAGCTATGGTGCAGAGGCCGTTGTCTATGCCCGCAACATCACGGACATCGAGGACAAGATCATCAAGGCCTCGCTGGAAACCGGCGAGCCGATCGCGGACATCACGAAGAAATTTGCCGGGATCTACAATGACGACACGGCGGCGCTGAACGTGCTGCCGCCGAGCATCGAGCCCTGGGCCACGGGCCATGTGCCCGAGATGATCGACATGATCGGCAAGCTGGTGCGCAAGGGCTATGCCTATGTCGGCAAGGAAGGCGTCTGGTTCTCCGTCAAGCAGATGCCGGACTATGGCAAACTGTCCGGCCGCAAGCTGGAAGACAATGAGGCCGGCGCCCGCGTCGAAGTGGACGCCGACAAGCGCGACCCGGCCGACTTTGCCCTCTGGAAATTCGCCAAGCCGGGCGAGCCGGAAGATGCGATCTGGGACAGCCCGTGGGGCAGGGGACGTCCCGGCTGGCATATCGAATGCTCCGCCATGGCCGCCAAGCACCTTGGCAAGACGATCGACATTCATGGCGGCGGCATAGACCTGCAATTCCCGCATCATGAGAACGAGATCGCCCAGTCCGAATGCGCGCATGGCGAGGTGATGGCCAATTACTGGCTGCACAATGGCTTCCTCGACATGGGCGGGGAGAAGATGTCGAAGTCGCTCGGCAATGTCGTGCTGGTGCATGACCTGCTGCAGAAATGGCCGGGCGAAGTGCTGCGCCTGGCCATGCTGAGCGGGCATTACCGCGCCCCGCTGGACTGGACCGAAGACCTGCTGAAACAGGCCAAGACGACGCTGGACCGGATCTATGGCGCCCTGCGCCGGGTGTGGGAGGCCGACGGCGGCGAGGCCCGTGACACGGGCGTTGTGCGCGCGCTGGAGGATGACCTCAACACGCCGGAGGCTCTGGCCGAACTCTCCCGCCTTGCCGGGGAAGCGAACACGGCGGCCGACCAGAAAGACGCTGCCGCCATGGCCAATGCGAAAGCGAACCTGCTGGCCGCCGGCAAGCTGCTGGGCCTGCTGACCCAGTCGCCGAAAGACTGGGAACAGGGCAGCGATGAAGACGGCAATGCCCGCATCGATGCGCTGGTTCAGGCCCGTGTCGATGCCCGGACAAACAAGGACTGGGCCGAGGCCGACCGGATCCGCAATGAACTCGCCGCCGAAGGCATCGAGATCATGGACGGGGCAGGCGGCTCGACCTGGCGCCGGGTGTAA